In Drosophila subpulchrella strain 33 F10 #4 breed RU33 chromosome X, RU_Dsub_v1.1 Primary Assembly, whole genome shotgun sequence, the DNA window AGAATTATTTGAATCCTATTAATAAACCTTCTTTATTTATCCTTCAAAAAGGGACTGAGCTCGCTGGAGAGCACCTACGGCTCCTTGGAGCGCATCAAGATCATCACCCTGGCGCCGGAGAAGGTCACCGACCCGGAGGTAATTGGCCAGCTGGCTGATCGAGGTATCACTGTGGCCCTGGGCCACTCGATGGCCTCACTGAACGATGGAGAGCGTGCCGTGCAGCAGGGGGCCACGCTAATCACGCATCTGTTCAACGCCATGCTGCCGTTCCATCACCGCGATCCCGGCCTGGTTGGATTGCTCGCCTCGGACGCAGTGCCTCGCGGGCGGACCGTTTACTTTGGCCTCATTTCGGACGGTGTGCACACGCATCCGGCGGCACTGAGGATTGCCTATCGAACGCATCCGCAGGGCCTGATCCTGGTCACGGACGCCATATCGGCGCTGGGCCTGGAGGAGGGTGTCCACCACATAGGACAACTGCCGCTGCAGGTGAAGCAGGGCAAAGCATTTATCGCCGGCACGGAGACCCTGTGCGGCAGCATTGCCCCCATGGACGAGTGCGTGCGGATCTTCCAGAAGGCCACCGGTGAGATCCTTGCAGCTGATCCTTGCTAGAATTCTCACTCACTGAATGCTCCATCTTGCAGGCTGCTCCGTTGTCTACGCCATTGAGGCGGCCACTTTGCATCCCGCTCAGTGTCTGAAGATCGAGAAACAGAAGGGCACCCTGGACTTTGGCTCAGATGCGGACTTTATTCTCCTGGACGATGAGCTGCAGGTGCTGTCCACCTGGATAGCAGGGACATGTGTCCATCGCACTGCCAAGTAGTACATCAAATGTACAATAGACTTGCAAATaagttaaaacttttttttatatacctGATGCAGGATGTATTTTACACCGAAGATTCTCCaattaaattgttaaatttatACATTCCAAATGGAAGGATTTCTTATGTTTGGAACTCTTAACCTCCCAAAAATGATAGTCCTTCGATTATATGACATGGTTTAGGTTgttctttatatttttaatcggTAAATCATTTGGTGTAGACAACTAAACTAAATCCATATACAGTTACAAATAATTGGTTtacacgaaaaaaaaatatatgtagaATAATATTACAAGGAGACAGGAGGCGAGCGCACGTCGGTGCGTTTGGGGTTGGGCGCCCCTCCCTTGCGGATGCTACATTCATGGCGTGCACCGTccttacatacatacacatacatGGAGATATACACGCGCGCACACCCACGCCCCCTTTAAGTGTACACATATCTTATAATATTGGGTGTGCGGGCGCGAATAATGCATATAAAAACGATGCAATATATGgttcatatttatatataggCAATAATCAGAAAACAATTTCGGAACAGCTCGAACTCTGACCCAGGGCTTGATGAGTGGAGTGACTGCAGAGAGGATCTATGTACGAATCTACTATCTAATAACCCCTACCGCCCCCCTCCATCGAAATCTTAGTATCTTAGTATCGTTGAAAACAAAGCGAAAGCAAGCTAGGTACATCCTAAGCTATACACTACCCgatgtatattatttataggTGTTATATCTAGGCTGAAacgcaaaacaaaaacaaaacactaAGCGGGGGTCGGCAGGGGAGTAGTGCGAGTGATGGCGAACGAACGAACGACTGAGTACAGGAATCGTAAGACTATATATGTATCAAAAGTTACGTTACAAAAGTTGCTTATGTCTGCCGTCTTTGTTTATCTTAAGTCCCTGGAACTGATCTTCTGTTTCCACGTTAGCTGACCGAAAGAATGCAACCCGAAATGCAAATAAACCCCACCTATATTGGAGCTGTGCTAACGTAGCCCATTCCACTTGCTATCTGATCTGACCACCAATCGtctgggtttttttttttttgttttttgtaaagATTCATCCAAATGTTTGTATTACAATATCTGTTGTTAAACTTTAGGTAGGTTGTTTCTGTTGCTTGTTCCATCTGCGTAAGTAAGTACCCACCGTGCGCGAGTGACCCCGGGTTTATTGCTTTGTTTCCCCATTTCGTTTGTGCGGATCAGTTTCAGAAACCGATCCCCAACGCATTCCAATCCGATctaatacaattccaattccaTTCATCCTTCGCCGTCTTCCGCCGTCTTCCCCACGCACAGCTAAGCACACAAACCGGGCCAAAACCACGCCCCGTTCGCCTCGAATGCCGCTTTTTACGCACAGCACTTGCTGTAGCCCTGCGCCTTCTCGTTGTTCCGCCGATCGATGATCACACGCTCCGGATTCTCCGCCGACTCGCGTCCCGATGTCTTGTCCAGAATGGCCTCGGCCAGCTCGCAGAAGGCCCGCTCGATGTTTATGTTCGACTTGGCGGATGTTTCCATAAACCGAATGCCATGCTCACGGGCAATCTAAACGCGTTGGAGAAATGGAAGAGGAGAGGGGGTTATACAATCGGTAAACAAATTGATCAAAACAGGCATGGATCGTATATACACATATGTGATCATCGAGCagcaatcaataaataaataaccataTGAGTTCTAACGCAAATTGGCTGTTTGTGTTTGCCGGGGAATTTCCTCTGGTTTGTTTGGTTAATTTGGAAACTATAAAGAACGTAAATCAGTTTAACTTTCTAGCTGTCTGAAAAAAAAGAGAATTCTTTTCtctttattgattttaaactATAAGAAACGCAAATCAATGTATTTTTTTAGATACCATAAGACTGTGAtaggaaaaatatattttcttttttattcaagaATTATAATCTCTTCAAGTATTGGAAACATTCAAGTAAGCGAATCAGTTTAACATTATAGCTTTCTGATGGAATTTAATAGGACATTCGTTGGAAACGTAAGCCAGTTTATCTTTCTAGATATCTAAAGAATGTGATAAAACCAGTCTATCTAAAGAAAGACGGATAATAGGACCAAGTTATTCGCTAAATGATTTCAACATATACGAAGAATTATGTTCCCCTAAATTATTAGaaactatttaaatatattagccatgattttaaaaatatgcaaaGAATCCTATTTTTTGTATGATTGATTAGTTAACAAAAACatgtttgttttatatttatagaaTCCAGGAATTCGAGGGTAGTGTAAgctttttaaatatgtatattagccatgattttaaaaatatgcaaaGAATCCTATTATTTGTATGATTGATTAGTTaacaaaaacattttggtTTGAAACTTATAGAACCCAGGAATAAGAGGACAGTAAAGAAATATTTGCTATAGAATTGAAGAACAGTTTAGAACCGTAAGCTTTTATAATTCCTTTCTTAATGGATGTATGCCAACGATCTGAAAGGTATTTCCTAGCTAACGATCTCTAATCTCTAAACGGGTAAAGGGATCCCGGGTTTGGAAGATGCTCACCGCTTCGCCGCGCTCCTTGTTGACCACCCGCTTGTCCGTCATATCGCACTTGTTGCCCAAGATCATCTTCTCCACATCCTCGTTGGCGTGCTGGAAATGAAAATTCCGGCATACATTTAGAATGATAGGTCTTGCGGCAGCATGGGGATCACTTACCTCGTCTATATTCCGTAACCATTTGACTATATTCTCGAAACTCTTCTCGTTCGTTATGTCATACACGAGCATTATGCCCATGGCCCCCCGATAATACGAGGTGGTTATCGTGTGGAATCGCTCCTGACCGGCGGTATCCCATATTTGCAGCTTGATCTTCTTGCCGCGCAGCTCGACTGTTTTGATTTTGAAATCGATGCCTGCAAGAAAGGTTTTTCAAATACAACGATTGTTTTGGTGCGGAAAAACAAACATTAAATTAGCCCCAATGACGTCACGGTAATGTTATCGATTACGTTTGTGGAATAGAACTTGAAGTTTGGTAAATTTATAAAGTCCCCCCTCCCCGCACCAGTGATGAATCACTAGCATATCGAGCAGAAATTCCAACTAAATCTTTTCACGTTCGTGTTACGTGtttcgattttattttagtGCTGGATTAAGGGAgtcacatatgtatgtacatagtGGGTTAACATTTCTTAAATTGCTGAAATTCATGTCAATTCCACAAGGTGATCGAAGCAAGCAGTGCGTCCGCCAGTCGATAAGGCAGTGCCACGCccaggcacacacacacaccctcACACCCACCCACCCACACAGGCGCACATATCCTGGCTGTGCAGCTGAcatgtgtgtatgtatgtatgcaagGTGCCGTTACTCACCGATGGTCGATATAAATGTGGACGTAAACGCATCATCCGAGAATCGGAACAATATGCACGTCTTTCCCACTCCCGAGTCGCCGATCAGCAAGAGTTTGAAGAGCAGGTCGTAGGTTTTCTTTGCCATTTCAACCAAAACGACACGCTCGCAGAACAAAGCACGAACACACGAACACGCACTAacgcacacacaaacacacacacacgggaATGCAGGTGACTAacgatattattattttcacgTCTGTTCTTCTCGCTATTTTCGTTATCACCTCCTTTATGCAATTGTCTTCTTCGCGGTTTTTAAATGCGCCGAATTACTTTATATTTTCGTTTTCAATTGTTGCTATTATAACTAGAGCTGGTACAATAAACGATGATTATTCAAGACTATCGATGATTCCGAAAGTGTGGCAACTCCTTGAATGTTAACCCTGCAAATATCGATTACAGACAACGaaattactattattattttaaattaaacataatACCCATTTTCATAAAGATCTTTCAGTTTTTGGGTatacaacaataaaaacatggAAAAACAAACAGGTTTGCTAAAATCAAGGTCTTCCAAAAGTCACATATTTGGACTATCCATTTCATTGCTACGGATCCGTATGTTTTGCCAAtaggtttatacatatatacctatataaaattaaaatgagtCCGAAATTTAGCTGGGAAAATGAAATAGAATAGAAAAGTAATTACTCTGTGAATAACCTTGCGCGATATTACGtccataaaataaaaaagatttaaataataatacattaaaaaaaaacatgctTATGTTAACCTCTGATAGCTTGACTATTAGCTATAGaacctttgcaaaatatttaagaaataaagTTTAAGTCTTCGAAGATTAAGTAAATGGGAATTAATTTTAAGACAGGATTTTTATTAACTGTCATATTACCTTaacttaaattaattttaaagacCTATAATGCTTGAGATATCATAAATTGCAGTTATACATGATTTCGAAATATCACAAATACCGCTAGCCTAAAGTCAAACTTCAAGTTCTGAAGGTTTGCAAACTGACTGAAATCGTTATCGATATCAGTTGACCCGACATCTAACCCATCGTTAATCGATATCGAGGTGAGGTGGTTAAATATTGTATCGTGTTGTATTTACGGGGAGTTTTCGCACAAAACCGAGGGGCAAACGCCTGGTCTCAAGCAATCCTGACCGCACACAACCGCATCCGCAATGGACATCGACTGGCAGAACAGCCTCACCGAGCTGAAGGACCGGGGCCAGTACCTGCTGCACTCGGAGAAGTGGGCCGACTGCCGCTTCCTGGTGGGATCGGGTTCCTCGCCGAGCCAGCGGCTCATCGCCGGCCACAAGCTGCTGCTGGCGATGGCCTCGCCGGTCTTCGAGCGGATGTTCTACGGCAATCTGCCGGACAAGACCGATCCCATCGTCATCCCGGACGTGCAGCCGGAGGCATTCGAGGCGATGCTGGAGTACATCTACACGGACCGCATCACCATCGGATCCTTCGACAAGGCCTGCGAGCTGTGCTACGTCGCCAAGAAGTACATGCTGCCCCACGTGGTCACCCGCTGCACCCACTTCCTCTGGGCGGACCTTAGTCCGAAGAACGCCTGCCGGGCGTACGAGTTCGCCAAGCTCTTCGATGAGCCGCGCCTCATGCAGAGCAGCATGGACCTGATCGCGGCCAATACGCGCGAGGTGCTGTCTGATCCCAGCTTCCTGGACATCGAGGTCTCCACCCTGATGGCCATACTCGATCAGAACCGCCTGAATATCGACTCTGAGCTGGATCTGTTCAACTGCCTGCTGAAGTTCGCCAGCGAGCGGGGCATCCTCAACGAATCCGGGCAGGAGGAGAGCGCCGCCGGCGGGCAGGTTGGGCAGCCGACCAAGGAGTCGCCCGACACCACCGCCGGCCATGTGCTGGTTGAGGAGATCAAGATGGAGCCCGATGTGGCGGCCATGGTGCAGCACATGCACCAGGACGACGAGGGTGACAGCTTCGAGACGGACGCCGGCATGGCCTCCACTTCCTCAGcggcttctgctgctgctgctcccgcGGCTGCCTCGCCGCCTCTGGACGTGGCCTCGGGCTCCGACGATCTGGTGATTATCGACAGCGATGCCTCCGCCGATGCTGCCGCCAATATGATCAACATCATGGACGCCCAACGTACCATTCTGGACGGAGCCATGCTCCGGCAGGCGGTGAAAAAGATACGCTTCCTTACCATGACACCGCAACAGTTTGCCGAGGGTCCGGCTCGTTCCAAGCTGCTGCAGCAGCACGAGGCCCTCTCCATCCTGATCAAGATCTCGAGTCCATCGCTTAACGACTGCCACATGCCCGAAGGCTTCTGTGTGTCGCGCAGCACGCGCAACTTCTACGAGTCGGGCCACCGACACGCCCAGCGGGAGCTGTCCTCCTCGTACCGCACTGGAGCTGCTGCCCCGGGCGGCGTCGGCTTCCTGGGACCGGGTCCGTCAGTCCGCGGCGCAGGTCCTGGCTGTGGCGGCGGCGGAATGATGGGCGTTATGCCGCGTTTCGGATCTATCACCGCGGGATTCAGCTTTGTAGGCGAGGACCTGGGTATGCGCCCCCCCGAACCAGTGGGCGTGCAACCCGATGCCGCGCCAGCTCCCGCCCCGCTGCGCTTCGGCGAGGGCTACGAGGGCGGGGCAGCTGTTCCGGCGCCAGCCAACGAGGACGAGAGCGGCGAACGAGGAGGACCGGCGCCCGCTGGGGGAGCACCAGCTGGTGGAGCTGGATCCGCTGCTGGCAATTCGCACAACGACATGGTTCGCGCATACTGCATGCGCTCCCTAACCCGACAGTTTGACTTCCGCAACACCAGCGTTACGGACGCTGGCGTGACCTTCCAAGTGGACACGAACATCTGGATCCTGGGCGTCCAGGTGCCAACGCGAGTGCTGTGCGGCGAGCTGATGACGTCGGCCGGCTTCACGGAGCGCTACACCGAGGTGCTGTACGCCCACATCCAGGACATGCACGGCTCAAGGATCACGTACACCCACTGCACGGCGCGAGTGCGCTACGACTCGCTGCTGGACATCACCTTCGACCGACCCGTGTACATCTACAGGAATCAGATCTACAAGATCTATGTGGTGTTTAACAAGACCGGCTGGTATCCCATGTACTCCTGTGTGCCCGACGCCAACTGCAATCGCGTCAAGTTCATGTTCAATGTGGGCAATCCCACGGAATCCGTTCGCGACGGCCTCATCTACGCAATCATCTTCTCCACGCCCCAGGACCATGGCCGTCACCTGGTCGACTGAATCCGGAGCAATAATTAGTTAAGatggtttattttttgtattttcgaTGTGATAGGCTTCGGTGGGCGTCTTTGGCCATGGGAATTAATGGATCTGTAAGCTGAATTATTTCCCATTTCATATTTACAAGGTGGGAACTAATTCTGCATTGTTTTATACAtcacttaaaatatttttgtagatTGTTTGTGTTCCTTATCTAAATtcattattagtattatttaaTTGCAATAACATTTAAATACATATTCTTTACAAGTTTATTGCCAACGTCAATTAGTTCCGAAAAGCTGCAGCCAATTtgtgcatttattttttcgcATGTTTGATTTAAGCTGCCAAATAATAATGATATGTAAACATCTCTTCTGACAAACatcacttaaatattttgcttcCAAACatatatgtttaatatttagGTTTTTGTGGATCAACAAGCTAATATTTTAGGATGTACACAAGACTAAACTGGTATActtcaatttaataaaatatatttcatagATTTATTAACAACACTACGACTTTTGTTATTTATGGGAATATAACTTTCATACAAATGTGTTTACGTACCTTACCTattaaaagttataattttaaatatacaatttaaaaatcgaaCAATTTTAAAGGAAGGTTATCGTAATACCCTTTTATACTTGAATATGGGGCGAAACCGACCCCGAAAAATATAAAGACCATAAAGTTAAGAGAATATTTCTTCTAATGGCCTTATGGATTCCTCCATCTTACCCAAAAATAACTTGTTGtgcctttaaaaaatgtacaataaataaaattaactttaTTGTGATTCATATACAAAAGAGACCAAACAGCAAACAAGTTAAGAATAAAGGAAAAAGTGACAATAATGTGGAGACGGTTAAAAAGCAAAGAGGTTAACAAGCTATTGGGCTAGGAAGTTTTTTTAATACAGTGAAACCTAGATACGGAAGAAGAGTGGACGCAGCAGTTAGTCGGAGCTTTGATCCTTACAACACAGTACAGTGCACACTCGAATCAGCGAATCAATAAAAACCTAGGGAGTATTGGTttgcaaacaaaaaaaaaaaacaaacaacataTTTTTCAACAACAACTCGTTCGAAATTTGcagcaaacaaataatattttttaattttagcaTTCACATAATCGAGATTGCACTGTAGTTGGTTCGTGAGTATATACATGTACGGAACGATCGGCGATCCCTATTTGCCGTAGTTGGCGCAGCTGCCGCTGGCGTACTCCGGCTCCTCGCAGGTGAGCGTGTGCTCGTCGAAGACCTTGTCCTCGCCGCAGCTGATCAGGCGCGGATGGCCCTCGACGCAGGTGATCAGGCGGTGGCAGTCGCCGGAGACCGGGAAGCGGGGGAAGGGCCAGAAGCGGGCGGCCACCGAGTTCGGGTCCACCTTGGTGGGGCACTTGAAGCCGACGACAGCTGGATTGTTCAAAGGAATggtttaatatattatatattatatttgaaatgttttcatATGCATTAATACAATAGATGgtttttagtttaaaataaTGCGTGAATGTAAAGGGCACACTTAAACTTGTATCTGGTAAAACTTTATTCATTAGACAATGCATTGAAAAACTGaattttttgactaaaatgtGGTTTTTGAACTTTTATACTTATATACTTAAGATAATAATTAATCTCTAGAGGTTTGAAATCACCTATAAAAGTGTCTAAAATTATGCAACGATTTTTTTTAGAACCCAAACCAAGCGACATATTATTTCAACAGCACACTTTTAGTAagctttttaaatgttttcaaaaattcttcgattttaatttggtattttaCTTTTTCAGTTATTTCAAGGGACTCCAAACATTATATTTTCGAACCGAAACCGAGCGACATAATATTTTTGGCGGGTTTTAGCTGGTCTTAAAGACTCACAAGATTTAAGTGTCACCatgatattaatattttaaaaaaactttaaagtcTTTAAATCACTTAAGTGGTTTCTAAAATTTTCGAGATTTGTATGACACCatgaattttatttcattttttaaaaaatccctAGAGGTTTGAAATCACCTAAAAAAGACCCTAAAAATATGCAACTATTCATTATTTTGAAGTTGGTTTCAAAAACTCTATAAACGTCATTTAAGTGCCTCAAAGAATGCTATTAATTTTGTTAAAGACGGCTTCAAAAATGTATGAGATTTGTTTGCCAttatgaattttattttatttctaaaaaatcCCTATTGGTTTGTAATCACCTATAAAAGCCCTATATATTTTgaagttttcaaaaacaataaatgtaTGTGGTGCAACTGGTGACTCACCCTCGGGATTGCAGTGATCCAGCAGCTGATCCGGCCAGTTGCAGCCGTGGATCCTCTCGTCGTAGGCCAATCCGGCGTCGCAGTCCTGCTCATGGGGCTCTCCGTGGGCGCACTTGATGTAGGTGGTGGAGCAGTCCTTGGAAACCGCATACAGACCGAACTGGTACTCGCAGGCCGGCGTGGAGATGGGAGTGGCTAGGTGGAGAGGATACCCATTTAGTAAACGGCTTGAGATGTGCTCAGGAACCCAAGGACTCACGATCCCACTGGCGACCCTTGCAGTCCACCGCCCAGTTGTAGTTGCAGTGGTTGTGCACCGCGCCCTTGCCATCGAAGAGCAGTCCGTTCTCGCAGGTCTCCAGGGTCAGGGTGCCGTTGGTGCAGAGGAAGAACTGGTCGCAGTTCTCCGTGTGGGCGTAGGCCTGCACGCCGTACTTCTCGGGGCACTCCGGAGATCCCACGGCCAGGGCATGTCCTGAAAATGGATTCCAATAAAGTGGCGGTGAGTCAAAGGATATCACTTTAAGAAAACTAGAACAAGATTGTTCTGTTTTACATACGTAGTTCAACTGCTTTAAAATTTCAACATCTTTttaatatacataaatattttggtatattttacTAATCGGATTATAAAAGGTACACAAGGAAGTTATCATTATATGGTCATACGGTATTGGACTCTGTCATGGTACATATTTAACTTGCGAGGCCAATGAAGCccaaacttttgttttattcTAGAAACTCTACATTATAATAATACTTTTCTTTTTGGTGTACCAGATAAAGCACTAGGGATTTTAAATCCCTCTTAAATGTCATTCtgggtgtctaaaagtaggcaacaatGTATTATAAAATCAGAAGTACAATGAATTTATCCAGAGTGAGGCCTATCCTTTAAACACTACATACTTGTAGACCCATAAATAACATTCAATATTGATTTCAATAGGATATACAGAATCTAACATGATATTAAACTAGCGAAATACTATATTAGATAGCTGTTTTTGGTATTTTCTTTAATtggatttataaaaataatattggtTTCGCCATTTGGGTAAGCAACATATAACTATTTAAACAGATCGGCTAATAGTCCACTAATGCgttatttctctctgtgtagaTCTAATTCGAAGCTGGGTTTAGGTGAGTCTGTTTAAGGCGTGCTCAGAAGGGCTCTATAGAGTTTTGGGATGGTAGGCAAACCGATTATTTAGTATCGGTTGTTTTTAAACGCTACCAACGGTTTCCCACCATTAACCATTATCAAACCCGAATCGCAGTGGCGTCTACTTCCTTCCTGTCCGCCAGTCGGTCTATCTCTATCCGTTAGCCCCCTCCAACCGATCCCCGGGTGGATCGTCACCGGTCCACCTTTCCACCTGCCCAACTGGTTTTGATGCAAGTGCAAGTGACGCCACAATTGCGACCACGACACTTTCGCGCATCTTCGCACCGCGTCTAGCGATTCGAATCGCTTTGGAggtggagatggagatggaagtggagatggagatggagctTTGGAGCTGGTGTGATGTAAGCTCGAAATGCCGATGCCATCGAGATCGGGCAACAGGTTGATTGTTGATTGTTgactgtctgcctgtctgcacACAATTTTCTCGAAGCCCACAGTCGAAAATCAAAGGCAAAACATgcatatgcatatatatttaaatcttTAAAGATTTCCGGTAATTTGTCTTGGTCTCGAAATGAAAGAAATATCATTTAGTGAAAATGTCATCGATCCCATATCATTTGGTTCCTTATCACAGAGGATATGCGTGATCtattcaaataatata includes these proteins:
- the LOC119557965 gene encoding N-acetylglucosamine-6-phosphate deacetylase translates to MDVRTNCTCEEQATDGEIPERSHRLLQFTNCRLVRGHRIIHDDLWVRDGRIVNPEPVFFDEQVKSHCRIDCGGAIIAPGYIDLQINGGYGVDFSYDTETIEEGVTTVALGLVKSGVTSFCPTLVTSPNESYHTILPRIPKDVPKGAGILGIHAEGPFINPQKKGAHPENCIQTIDKGLSSLESTYGSLERIKIITLAPEKVTDPEVIGQLADRGITVALGHSMASLNDGERAVQQGATLITHLFNAMLPFHHRDPGLVGLLASDAVPRGRTVYFGLISDGVHTHPAALRIAYRTHPQGLILVTDAISALGLEEGVHHIGQLPLQVKQGKAFIAGTETLCGSIAPMDECVRIFQKATGCSVVYAIEAATLHPAQCLKIEKQKGTLDFGSDADFILLDDELQVLSTWIAGTCVHRTAK
- the LOC119557308 gene encoding ras-related protein Rab-10: MAKKTYDLLFKLLLIGDSGVGKTCILFRFSDDAFTSTFISTIGIDFKIKTVELRGKKIKLQIWDTAGQERFHTITTSYYRGAMGIMLVYDITNEKSFENIVKWLRNIDEHANEDVEKMILGNKCDMTDKRVVNKERGEAIAREHGIRFMETSAKSNINIERAFCELAEAILDKTSGRESAENPERVIIDRRNNEKAQGYSKCCA
- the LOC119556960 gene encoding uncharacterized protein LOC119556960, with translation MDIDWQNSLTELKDRGQYLLHSEKWADCRFLVGSGSSPSQRLIAGHKLLLAMASPVFERMFYGNLPDKTDPIVIPDVQPEAFEAMLEYIYTDRITIGSFDKACELCYVAKKYMLPHVVTRCTHFLWADLSPKNACRAYEFAKLFDEPRLMQSSMDLIAANTREVLSDPSFLDIEVSTLMAILDQNRLNIDSELDLFNCLLKFASERGILNESGQEESAAGGQVGQPTKESPDTTAGHVLVEEIKMEPDVAAMVQHMHQDDEGDSFETDAGMASTSSAASAAAAPAAASPPLDVASGSDDLVIIDSDASADAAANMINIMDAQRTILDGAMLRQAVKKIRFLTMTPQQFAEGPARSKLLQQHEALSILIKISSPSLNDCHMPEGFCVSRSTRNFYESGHRHAQRELSSSYRTGAAAPGGVGFLGPGPSVRGAGPGCGGGGMMGVMPRFGSITAGFSFVGEDLGMRPPEPVGVQPDAAPAPAPLRFGEGYEGGAAVPAPANEDESGERGGPAPAGGAPAGGAGSAAGNSHNDMVRAYCMRSLTRQFDFRNTSVTDAGVTFQVDTNIWILGVQVPTRVLCGELMTSAGFTERYTEVLYAHIQDMHGSRITYTHCTARVRYDSLLDITFDRPVYIYRNQIYKIYVVFNKTGWYPMYSCVPDANCNRVKFMFNVGNPTESVRDGLIYAIIFSTPQDHGRHLVD
- the LOC119556962 gene encoding protein obstructor-E codes for the protein MQRFEVCSVLILAWIACGHALAVGSPECPEKYGVQAYAHTENCDQFFLCTNGTLTLETCENGLLFDGKGAVHNHCNYNWAVDCKGRQWDPTPISTPACEYQFGLYAVSKDCSTTYIKCAHGEPHEQDCDAGLAYDERIHGCNWPDQLLDHCNPEAVVGFKCPTKVDPNSVAARFWPFPRFPVSGDCHRLITCVEGHPRLISCGEDKVFDEHTLTCEEPEYASGSCANYGK